Proteins encoded within one genomic window of Dyadobacter chenhuakuii:
- a CDS encoding amidohydrolase/deacetylase family metallohydrolase, translated as MLACTHAKNAGRVAVFLCSLLFLFSPYFTNAQEIDLLLKGGHVIDPKNNIDAAMDVAVSGGKIVRVASNIPASEAKKTVDVKGFYVTPGLIDMHAHVFAGTVPDAYIANASTSLPPDGFTFRAGITTVVDAGSSGWRNFRTFKAQTIDKAQTRVLALLNIVGTGMASRYEEQDVTDMNPVMAANMIQRLFPKIIVGVKAAHYWGDYAQVKAAVEAGKLANVPVMVDFGEHKPPLSIEKLFKEYLRPGDIFTHTFSHGPENRETVVDEKGKVKPFVFEAQKNGLIFDVGHGGGAFAWRQAIPAMQQGFKPNVISTDLHTDSMNGAMKGLDNVISKFLNMGMTLPDAILRATWNPAQVIKRSDLGTLSVGSEADIAVFNLRKGDFGFLDTRKLKLKGDKKLEAELTIRAGKIVWDLNGISAAGWESETLAK; from the coding sequence ATGTTGGCTTGCACACATGCAAAGAACGCCGGACGCGTTGCCGTGTTCCTGTGTTCCCTGCTGTTTCTATTCTCTCCTTACTTTACCAATGCCCAGGAAATTGACCTCCTGCTGAAAGGCGGGCACGTCATTGATCCCAAAAACAACATTGATGCGGCAATGGATGTCGCTGTTTCAGGCGGCAAAATCGTCCGGGTAGCCAGTAACATTCCAGCTTCGGAAGCAAAAAAGACGGTTGATGTAAAAGGTTTTTATGTAACGCCGGGGCTGATCGATATGCACGCGCACGTTTTTGCCGGAACTGTGCCCGATGCCTACATTGCCAATGCCTCCACCAGCCTGCCGCCCGACGGCTTCACTTTTCGCGCCGGGATCACAACGGTTGTAGATGCAGGCTCATCCGGCTGGCGCAACTTCCGGACTTTCAAAGCACAGACGATCGATAAAGCGCAGACGCGCGTCCTGGCATTGCTCAACATTGTCGGCACGGGCATGGCCAGCCGTTATGAAGAGCAGGATGTTACGGATATGAACCCCGTTATGGCCGCCAATATGATCCAAAGGCTTTTTCCGAAGATCATTGTAGGTGTAAAAGCAGCACATTACTGGGGCGACTACGCGCAGGTGAAAGCCGCGGTTGAGGCCGGAAAACTGGCCAATGTGCCGGTTATGGTTGATTTCGGGGAGCATAAGCCGCCCTTATCCATTGAAAAACTATTCAAAGAATATCTTCGTCCGGGCGACATTTTCACGCACACATTTTCGCATGGGCCGGAAAACCGCGAAACAGTTGTAGACGAAAAAGGAAAAGTAAAACCATTCGTTTTCGAAGCACAAAAGAACGGGCTGATTTTCGATGTCGGGCATGGCGGTGGAGCATTTGCGTGGCGGCAGGCGATTCCGGCCATGCAGCAGGGATTTAAGCCTAATGTGATCAGCACAGACTTGCATACCGATAGCATGAACGGCGCTATGAAAGGCCTGGACAATGTAATTTCCAAATTTCTCAACATGGGAATGACGCTTCCGGATGCCATTCTGCGAGCAACATGGAATCCCGCACAAGTTATCAAACGCTCGGATCTGGGAACATTATCTGTTGGTTCTGAGGCAGATATCGCTGTGTTTAATTTGAGAAAAGGAGATTTTGGCTTTTTAGACACCCGAAAATTGAAACTCAAAGGTGATAAAAAACTGGAAGCCGAGCTGACCATCCGCGCAGGTAAAATCGTCTGGGACCTGAACGGGATCAGCGCGGCGGGTTGGGAATCTGAAACATTGGCTAAATAA
- a CDS encoding amidohydrolase/deacetylase family metallohydrolase, whose translation MHLIRFDRATNVIKSNFWVLFLLAFYSNGFGQTYDLIIKGGHVVDPANNIDKVMDVAVSKGVIVKVSDKINEPAERTIDAKGLFVTPGFIDMHTHVFVGPHAGLFANGVNSVSPDDFTFRSGVTTVVDAGTSGWRSFPLFKKQVIDQSKTRILAFINIAGDGMTGAEHEQNIADMVPDSALMIINQHADLIVGVKIGHYNGADWTPYDNAIKLARQVEKPLFVECHLPQYSLQDQLARLSAGDMITHTFENIKERMPIIGEDGKVRPFVLEAKKRGVLFDLGHGGAGFWFDQAAPAIKQGFAPNSFGTDLHRFSMNSAMKDMANVMSKFMALGLSLHDVVQIATWNAAQAIKHEELGNMKAGNVADLAIFRVRDGQFGFTDSGGKSIAGSKKLEIEMTIRDGKIVWDLNGLGAKK comes from the coding sequence ATGCACTTAATAAGATTCGATAGGGCCACAAATGTTATCAAAAGTAACTTTTGGGTGCTGTTTTTGCTTGCTTTTTATAGTAATGGCTTTGGCCAGACCTATGATCTGATCATCAAGGGCGGCCATGTTGTTGATCCTGCAAATAACATTGATAAAGTGATGGATGTGGCTGTCAGTAAGGGTGTTATCGTAAAAGTGTCAGATAAAATTAACGAGCCTGCTGAGAGAACGATTGACGCAAAAGGCTTATTCGTGACGCCCGGTTTTATTGATATGCACACGCATGTTTTTGTGGGTCCGCATGCGGGTCTTTTTGCCAATGGCGTAAACAGCGTTTCTCCCGATGATTTCACATTCCGGTCCGGGGTAACGACGGTTGTAGATGCAGGAACTTCGGGTTGGCGGAGTTTTCCTTTGTTTAAGAAACAGGTAATTGATCAGTCCAAAACGAGAATTCTGGCTTTTATCAACATTGCCGGGGACGGGATGACCGGCGCTGAACATGAGCAGAACATCGCCGATATGGTCCCGGATTCTGCTTTAATGATCATCAACCAACATGCCGACCTGATCGTGGGCGTAAAGATCGGGCATTATAACGGAGCCGACTGGACGCCTTATGATAATGCGATAAAACTCGCCCGACAGGTCGAGAAGCCGCTTTTTGTGGAGTGTCATTTACCTCAATATTCCTTACAGGATCAGCTTGCCAGGCTCAGTGCGGGCGATATGATTACGCATACTTTTGAAAACATTAAGGAGCGGATGCCGATCATTGGCGAAGATGGAAAAGTGCGGCCATTTGTGCTGGAAGCAAAAAAGCGCGGAGTACTATTTGATCTGGGTCACGGCGGCGCGGGTTTCTGGTTTGATCAGGCCGCACCGGCGATTAAGCAAGGTTTTGCACCAAATTCTTTCGGCACTGATCTGCACCGGTTCAGCATGAATTCGGCTATGAAAGACATGGCGAATGTTATGTCAAAATTCATGGCCCTGGGTTTGTCCTTGCATGATGTGGTGCAGATCGCAACCTGGAATGCTGCACAGGCTATTAAGCACGAAGAATTGGGTAATATGAAAGCAGGCAATGTGGCTGATCTCGCCATTTTCAGGGTTCGTGACGGTCAGTTCGGTTTTACAGATTCCGGTGGGAAAAGTATAGCAGGATCCAAGAAACTGGAAATCGAGATGACGATCAGGGATGGCAAAATTGTGTGGGATTTGAATGGGTTAGGGGCTAAAAAATAG
- a CDS encoding PQQ-dependent sugar dehydrogenase, translating into MLLIGAQRPDLLPKGDPDNGGLATPAGFEALVVADSTGLARHITVNDNGDIYVKLRYFGKGQRGGTVALRDTNRDGKADIIQNFGNYPDQSSLANGITIRNGYLYYSSSLFVYRSKLIPGQLLPDSTVEVILKDDHEHGTHWHITKPMAFDDKGNMYVPFGAPSDACQDVVNSPGGKPGTIGLNPCPDLEKHGGIWKFSADKLNQTQADGSLYATGLRSIVGMRWNNADQNLYAVVHGRDNLRRLFPDIYSSWQSAVLPAEEFVKVIQGTNLGWPYYYFDQMKGKKILNPEYGGDGKKEGEGAKYQNPIIGFPGHWAPNDILFYTGNQFPERYKNGAFIAFHGSTNRAPYPQAGFFVCFVPWVNGKFSEKWEVFADGFAGMDPIINVSDAKARPMGLAQGPDGSLYITDSKKGKIWRIMFKGNKQSFGAPQLAAMEKHKLAGNIRTPDPVKDNLDKDTKLAGEKIYSTYCTPCHQSNGLGDGSRFPPLVNSEWVTEDKRKLIQAVANGLEGPIEVLGKPYNDLMPKHDFIPPAEMAQLLTYVRQQFGNMPDRISVDDVNRVLKK; encoded by the coding sequence ATGCTTCTCATCGGCGCGCAAAGGCCGGATTTACTGCCCAAAGGTGATCCGGACAATGGCGGCCTGGCAACGCCGGCAGGTTTCGAAGCACTCGTCGTCGCCGACAGCACCGGACTGGCCCGGCACATTACGGTAAATGATAACGGCGATATTTATGTAAAACTGCGCTATTTCGGAAAGGGCCAGCGGGGCGGAACTGTGGCCCTCAGGGACACAAACCGGGATGGGAAAGCCGACATTATTCAAAATTTCGGCAATTACCCCGATCAGAGCAGCCTCGCCAACGGCATCACGATCCGCAACGGATATTTGTATTACAGTTCTTCACTGTTTGTATACCGCAGCAAACTGATCCCGGGGCAGCTGCTGCCGGACAGCACCGTAGAGGTAATTTTAAAAGATGACCATGAGCATGGCACACATTGGCACATTACCAAGCCCATGGCTTTTGACGACAAAGGGAACATGTACGTGCCTTTCGGAGCGCCTTCGGATGCATGTCAGGATGTGGTTAATTCACCGGGCGGTAAACCGGGAACCATTGGCCTTAATCCTTGCCCGGACCTGGAAAAGCATGGCGGAATCTGGAAGTTCAGTGCTGATAAGCTGAATCAGACGCAGGCCGACGGCAGCTTGTATGCAACGGGTTTGAGGAGCATTGTGGGCATGAGATGGAATAATGCGGATCAAAATTTATATGCAGTTGTTCACGGACGCGACAATCTGCGCCGCTTGTTCCCTGACATTTATTCCTCATGGCAAAGCGCCGTTTTACCCGCCGAAGAATTCGTAAAAGTGATCCAGGGGACCAACCTGGGCTGGCCATACTATTATTTTGACCAGATGAAAGGCAAGAAGATCCTGAACCCCGAATACGGCGGTGATGGCAAAAAAGAGGGTGAAGGAGCTAAATATCAAAACCCGATCATTGGATTCCCTGGACATTGGGCACCCAACGACATTCTGTTTTACACCGGAAATCAGTTCCCGGAACGTTACAAGAATGGCGCATTCATCGCCTTTCACGGTTCCACAAACCGTGCTCCATATCCGCAGGCTGGCTTTTTCGTTTGTTTTGTGCCTTGGGTAAATGGTAAATTTTCAGAAAAATGGGAGGTTTTTGCAGATGGCTTTGCAGGCATGGATCCGATCATTAATGTGAGCGATGCCAAAGCCCGGCCAATGGGCCTTGCACAAGGACCGGACGGTTCCCTTTACATTACAGATTCGAAAAAAGGCAAGATCTGGCGGATTATGTTTAAAGGAAATAAGCAGTCATTCGGAGCGCCGCAACTGGCTGCTATGGAGAAGCACAAGCTGGCAGGAAACATCCGAACGCCGGATCCGGTAAAGGATAACCTGGATAAGGATACAAAGCTCGCCGGTGAAAAAATTTACAGCACTTATTGTACGCCATGCCACCAGTCCAACGGCCTCGGCGACGGCAGCCGCTTTCCGCCTTTGGTAAATTCCGAATGGGTTACTGAGGATAAAAGAAAGCTGATCCAGGCCGTAGCAAATGGTTTGGAAGGGCCGATAGAGGTGCTGGGTAAGCCTTACAATGATCTGATGCCCAAACACGATTTTATCCCTCCGGCAGAAATGGCCCAGCTGCTCACCTACGTAAGGCAGCAATTCGGCAACATGCCCGACCGCATTTCGGTGGACGACGTGAACCGGGTTTTGAAAAAATGA
- a CDS encoding T9SS type A sorting domain-containing protein, which produces MKTLYLFLWTTVVGLFINLSAQAQCTILDPTVELIGFSGSEENCTANVTISFTIDKNNGNKYTYIHLWNEADYPEPAYDYKKAPEGDDLASALATIAISTNGSSSLLSTYGPDETVTPLFAGLFIAEEDLGGKQTRITISNVQIVIPGACENPPKLISDIWSTQAEADKHPPVHCVFTNIPLTIKGPEITGEINCNEPEGPRTYDLSITTTDPNAIQVTYKLYLDDGALTNNQPTFGPDDELFLTSSITLSSTLPITKTEATYPYDFMEDKRSIWVVLTGPSLPHDIIYEIVNNCSLTLPVKLAKFKGDLLDNAIALSWITTEESGSSYFDVERSKDAVEFVNLGRIQATGTTDVTQHYSFLDQLPLQGNNYYRLTMVDLDGSTARSSIIAVANHASSISFELLGNPVTNREVRFILKNEKSENIMLHDLNGRSIDFSITKTGNTYTLKPGHSISSGLYLLNLRNYPGQIKKVLIP; this is translated from the coding sequence GTGAAAACACTCTACTTATTTCTATGGACGACCGTAGTCGGTCTTTTCATAAATTTGAGCGCTCAGGCTCAATGCACGATTCTCGATCCCACAGTTGAACTAATTGGCTTTTCGGGTAGCGAAGAAAATTGCACTGCCAATGTAACCATCTCATTTACAATTGATAAAAACAATGGGAATAAATACACCTACATTCATTTATGGAATGAAGCAGACTACCCTGAACCGGCATATGATTACAAAAAAGCGCCGGAAGGAGACGATCTGGCTAGTGCGCTGGCAACGATAGCCATCAGCACCAATGGCTCCTCTTCCCTCCTTTCCACTTATGGTCCCGATGAAACGGTAACCCCACTTTTTGCCGGCTTATTTATTGCCGAAGAAGACCTGGGCGGCAAGCAGACCAGAATCACAATCAGCAATGTTCAAATCGTCATTCCCGGGGCTTGCGAGAACCCGCCCAAATTGATCAGCGACATTTGGTCTACGCAGGCGGAAGCAGATAAACACCCTCCTGTTCATTGTGTCTTCACGAATATCCCGCTTACGATAAAGGGACCAGAGATTACAGGAGAAATCAATTGTAATGAACCGGAAGGCCCCAGAACATATGATCTCAGCATTACCACGACCGATCCGAACGCTATCCAGGTTACTTACAAGCTTTATCTGGATGACGGGGCATTAACAAATAACCAACCCACTTTCGGGCCGGATGACGAGTTGTTTCTGACCAGTTCGATCACCCTTTCTTCAACGCTTCCGATCACAAAAACAGAAGCAACATATCCGTATGATTTTATGGAAGATAAGCGATCTATCTGGGTTGTACTGACGGGACCTTCATTGCCGCATGACATTATTTATGAAATCGTAAACAACTGCTCCCTAACACTTCCAGTTAAGTTGGCGAAGTTCAAGGGCGACTTGCTGGACAACGCGATTGCGCTTTCATGGATTACAACCGAAGAATCAGGAAGCAGTTATTTTGATGTGGAACGCAGCAAAGACGCCGTGGAATTCGTCAACCTTGGCCGCATCCAGGCAACAGGAACAACCGATGTGACGCAGCATTACAGTTTCCTGGACCAGCTGCCGTTGCAGGGAAATAATTATTACAGGCTCACGATGGTCGATCTGGATGGCAGCACAGCCCGATCCAGCATTATAGCTGTGGCTAACCATGCATCCAGCATTTCATTTGAGCTTTTGGGAAATCCGGTCACGAACCGGGAAGTGCGGTTTATTCTGAAAAATGAAAAATCCGAGAACATTATGCTGCACGACCTGAACGGCAGAAGCATTGATTTTTCCATAACGAAAACAGGAAACACGTATACGCTTAAACCTGGACACAGCATTTCCAGCGGTTTATATCTGCTCAATTTACGCAACTACCCGGGCCAAATTAAGAAAGTGCTGATTCCTTAA
- a CDS encoding carbon-nitrogen hydrolase family protein: MSVIVASAQYPISQHVDLAGWQRHIENWVADAAASGAGLLLFPEYGAMELVSILSLDIQQDIFLQVAAMDGFVESFCQIFADLARRYNVVIVAPSLPVIDDGKHHNRVFVFSNKGLVGYQDKFFMTRFENEEWGIQSAPKVLTVFEAAWGKFGIQICYDVEFGLGSQLLCSAGASLILVPSCTETIRGATRVHVGARARALENQTYTVVSQTVGNATWSPAVDINYGYAAYYSTPDKGLPEEGIIAAEIPQKEGWLVQELDFSKIDEVRRDGHVLNFNDQQRITVEMRSEQVHVLHVTI; the protein is encoded by the coding sequence ATGTCTGTAATCGTTGCGTCAGCTCAATATCCGATCTCCCAACATGTCGACCTTGCGGGCTGGCAAAGACACATTGAAAACTGGGTAGCCGATGCAGCTGCGAGCGGAGCCGGACTATTGCTGTTTCCTGAGTACGGCGCCATGGAATTGGTTAGCATATTATCCCTTGACATTCAGCAAGATATCTTCCTGCAAGTTGCGGCGATGGATGGCTTTGTGGAGTCGTTCTGCCAGATCTTTGCAGACCTGGCGCGCCGATATAATGTGGTGATTGTTGCGCCAAGCTTGCCAGTTATTGATGATGGAAAGCACCATAACCGTGTTTTTGTTTTTTCAAACAAAGGCCTTGTCGGTTACCAGGATAAGTTTTTCATGACCCGCTTTGAAAATGAAGAATGGGGCATTCAAAGCGCTCCCAAAGTGCTGACGGTATTCGAAGCGGCTTGGGGCAAATTCGGCATTCAGATCTGTTATGACGTTGAATTTGGGTTAGGATCCCAATTATTGTGCAGCGCAGGGGCATCACTGATCCTCGTTCCAAGCTGCACGGAAACCATCCGTGGCGCTACGCGTGTACATGTAGGCGCGCGGGCTCGCGCCCTGGAAAATCAGACTTATACAGTTGTTTCTCAGACCGTCGGCAACGCAACCTGGTCACCGGCAGTGGATATTAATTACGGGTATGCAGCCTATTATTCCACGCCTGACAAGGGCTTACCTGAGGAAGGCATCATTGCTGCCGAAATCCCCCAAAAAGAAGGCTGGCTCGTACAGGAGCTGGATTTTTCTAAAATTGATGAAGTAAGGCGGGACGGGCATGTGCTGAATTTTAATGATCAGCAAAGGATCACTGTCGAAATGCGGTCGGAACAAGTGCACGTTTTGCATGTAACCATTTGA
- a CDS encoding GNAT family N-acetyltransferase — MTEQLTFASYKGVEIASVVEALGALRIAVFHDYPYLYEGSLDYEKEYLQIYVQSERAFLFAVFDKGKMVGATTCIPLTDEAAEVRKPFEDAGFDISTIFYFGESILLPEYRGLGLGHRFFDEREAHARSFGHYNLCCFCSVDRGNNHPAKPADYRPNDAFWIKRGYVKEPALQSTMEWPDIGETASSSKQMIFWIKPLDH; from the coding sequence ATGACTGAGCAACTGACTTTTGCATCTTATAAGGGTGTTGAAATAGCATCCGTGGTGGAAGCATTGGGCGCATTGCGCATCGCAGTTTTCCATGATTATCCTTATTTGTATGAGGGGTCGCTGGATTACGAAAAAGAGTATCTGCAAATTTACGTTCAGTCCGAACGCGCCTTTTTGTTCGCTGTCTTTGATAAAGGAAAAATGGTAGGCGCAACAACGTGCATTCCATTAACCGACGAAGCTGCGGAAGTCCGGAAACCGTTCGAAGATGCGGGATTCGATATTAGCACTATTTTTTACTTTGGCGAAAGCATATTACTTCCCGAATATCGGGGTTTAGGGCTTGGACATCGTTTTTTTGATGAACGCGAGGCGCATGCCAGAAGCTTCGGACATTACAATTTATGCTGTTTTTGCTCCGTCGACCGGGGTAATAACCACCCCGCCAAACCAGCCGATTATCGTCCTAATGACGCATTCTGGATCAAACGCGGATATGTAAAGGAACCTGCGTTGCAAAGTACCATGGAATGGCCCGATATTGGCGAAACGGCTTCTTCCTCAAAACAAATGATTTTCTGGATCAAACCACTCGATCACTAA
- a CDS encoding nuclear transport factor 2 family protein: protein MASLDIVQAYYSSFNHKNWDGMLALVHPEVRHEPNQGEVRIGIEKFTEFLGQMDESYEETLTDMVFFTTTDDSRVAVEFTVRGIYKKGEEGFPEAYGQAYKLPAAAFLELKNEKICRVTTYYNLPHWIELVSNPKND from the coding sequence ATGGCTTCTCTGGACATCGTACAAGCATATTATTCAAGCTTTAATCATAAAAACTGGGACGGCATGCTCGCCCTGGTGCACCCGGAAGTTAGGCATGAGCCTAACCAGGGCGAAGTGCGCATCGGCATCGAAAAATTCACTGAGTTTCTTGGCCAAATGGACGAATCCTATGAAGAAACCCTCACCGACATGGTCTTTTTCACAACCACGGACGACTCCCGGGTGGCGGTTGAATTCACAGTGAGAGGAATTTACAAAAAAGGCGAAGAGGGCTTCCCTGAGGCTTACGGACAGGCTTACAAACTTCCGGCAGCCGCTTTTTTGGAATTAAAAAATGAAAAAATCTGCCGCGTAACCACTTATTACAATCTGCCGCATTGGATAGAGCTGGTTTCTAACCCGAAAAATGACTGA
- a CDS encoding ABC transporter ATP-binding protein, producing MSDVKPFLVTKDLSIGYKTKRTERIISKHLNLTLLPGQLVCLLGSNGSGKSTLMRTIAGLQPALEGTVYIGQQLLSGLKSAQLAQTLSLVLTERIEAGNLTALEVITLGRTPYTGWLGALSEIDHKKIEEAILLANVENLVNRKIHQLSDGERQKVMLARALAQDTELILLDEPTAHLDLPNRVEMMRLLHNLARQTGKAILLSTHELDLALQAADILWLMQQNGKLVAGVPEDLVLNGAFEAAFEKNGFFFDKSSGTFNIYQDVCTHSISIAGDPVLAFWTRRALQREGFGLTDDMNATFKVRCDRDAAGTTWQMEWQQKNAKYFTIAELVAAIKLAAK from the coding sequence ATGAGTGATGTAAAACCATTTCTGGTAACGAAGGATTTGTCTATTGGATATAAGACCAAGCGTACAGAACGCATTATTTCAAAACACCTGAACCTAACCCTCCTACCGGGGCAGCTTGTGTGCCTGCTTGGCTCCAATGGCTCAGGAAAATCGACATTAATGCGGACAATTGCAGGCCTCCAACCCGCTTTGGAAGGCACTGTTTACATTGGACAGCAACTTCTTTCCGGATTAAAATCGGCTCAGCTCGCACAAACATTGAGCCTCGTTTTGACCGAGCGCATCGAGGCTGGCAATCTTACCGCGCTGGAAGTGATTACATTAGGACGCACGCCCTACACCGGCTGGCTTGGTGCATTAAGTGAGATCGACCATAAAAAGATCGAAGAAGCTATTTTACTGGCCAATGTTGAAAATTTGGTAAACAGGAAAATCCATCAGCTGAGCGATGGCGAACGGCAAAAGGTCATGCTGGCACGTGCGCTTGCACAAGACACAGAACTCATTCTGCTCGACGAGCCTACCGCGCATCTGGATCTGCCCAACCGCGTGGAAATGATGCGCTTGCTTCATAATTTGGCCAGACAAACCGGAAAAGCCATCTTACTAAGCACACACGAACTAGACCTTGCATTACAAGCTGCTGATATTCTCTGGCTTATGCAGCAAAACGGCAAGCTGGTAGCCGGTGTCCCCGAAGATCTTGTTTTGAACGGGGCATTTGAAGCAGCGTTTGAAAAGAATGGATTCTTTTTTGATAAATCCAGCGGCACATTCAACATTTATCAGGACGTTTGCACACATTCAATAAGCATTGCGGGTGATCCTGTCTTGGCTTTCTGGACCAGACGGGCCTTGCAACGAGAAGGTTTTGGTTTGACCGACGACATGAATGCAACATTCAAAGTCCGTTGCGATCGGGATGCAGCTGGTACAACATGGCAAATGGAATGGCAACAAAAAAATGCAAAATACTTCACTATTGCTGAATTGGTTGCGGCAATCAAACTGGCCGCGAAATAA
- a CDS encoding FecCD family ABC transporter permease, giving the protein MVGSLNKAPLLKTPLNAHRLTFSGLAALAIVFFVLDVMLGSVQIPLKEVFRIIFLQDSENTAWLFIIEKIRIPKAITAMLVGCGLSVSGLQMQTLFRNPLAGPSELGITAGAGLGVAAVMLAGGSSASMYAISKLGVSGSWLIIVMASLGSALVLSLILLIAGRIRDNVILLIVGVMIGTITLSIVSIWQYFSQPEQLQEYIMWTFGSLGGVTQYHLYALSGVVAFGLLLAFISSKSLNALLLGENYAKSMGLTIGKTRLIIMLSTSLLTGSITAFCGPIGFVGIAVPHITRSLFGTSDHRVLMPGCCLTGMVLLLLCDIIAQLPGMQTVIPVNVVTSLLGAPVVIWIIISRNNLRSSFS; this is encoded by the coding sequence ATGGTCGGATCCCTCAACAAAGCACCATTGCTTAAAACGCCCCTGAATGCGCACCGGCTCACTTTTTCGGGACTGGCAGCGCTGGCAATTGTGTTTTTTGTGCTGGATGTAATGCTGGGCTCCGTGCAAATTCCGCTTAAAGAAGTTTTTAGAATCATTTTTTTACAAGACTCCGAAAATACTGCCTGGCTTTTCATCATTGAAAAAATCCGCATCCCAAAAGCGATAACGGCAATGCTGGTCGGTTGCGGACTATCCGTCAGTGGATTACAAATGCAAACCTTGTTCCGAAATCCTTTGGCGGGGCCGTCGGAGCTGGGCATAACAGCAGGCGCCGGACTGGGCGTGGCGGCGGTAATGCTTGCAGGCGGAAGCAGCGCGAGCATGTATGCGATCAGCAAACTTGGCGTTTCGGGCAGTTGGCTCATCATTGTGATGGCTTCGCTGGGATCGGCACTGGTTCTTTCGCTGATATTGCTGATTGCAGGAAGGATCCGGGACAATGTAATATTGCTGATCGTGGGGGTGATGATAGGGACGATAACGCTTTCCATTGTCAGCATTTGGCAATATTTCAGTCAGCCCGAACAATTGCAGGAATACATTATGTGGACATTCGGGTCGTTGGGGGGCGTTACGCAGTATCACCTTTACGCGCTTTCGGGTGTGGTCGCATTTGGGCTGCTACTCGCTTTTATATCTTCCAAATCGCTTAATGCACTATTGTTGGGGGAAAATTACGCCAAAAGCATGGGCCTTACCATTGGAAAAACACGACTGATCATCATGCTCAGCACCAGCTTGCTAACCGGAAGCATTACCGCATTTTGCGGTCCGATCGGATTCGTCGGCATTGCTGTTCCGCATATAACGCGCTCGCTGTTTGGCACGTCGGACCACCGGGTGCTCATGCCCGGCTGCTGCCTCACCGGCATGGTGCTGCTGCTTTTATGTGACATCATTGCCCAGTTGCCGGGCATGCAAACCGTCATTCCGGTGAATGTTGTCACCTCGCTACTTGGCGCACCGGTGGTTATCTGGATCATTATCAGCCGCAATAACCTCCGTTCTTCTTTCTCATGA